From a region of the Castanea sativa cultivar Marrone di Chiusa Pesio chromosome 10, ASM4071231v1 genome:
- the LOC142611832 gene encoding GTP-binding protein At2g22870 codes for MVMLHQLPRLHSSIFFTKTPFLYTHFNLLPKPKLPTKTTSTLFSALNSTLSTTSEPIPIPTHNLDIPEETHVPISIEKLFVPPDTDVSSDTPASLSTRILKGSNIVLSKYARDAQVSQADFVKSSVDTQACPSDGLPEFALVGRSNVGKSSLLNSIVRRKKLALTSKKPGKTQCINHFRINDSWYLVDLPGYGYAAAPHELRIDWEKFTKDYFLNRSTLVSVFLLIDASIPAKKIDLEYASWLGENQVPMTLVFTKCDKRKKKKNGGKRPEENVNDFQELIRGFFQTAPPWIMTSSVTNQGRDEILLHMAQLRNYWLKH; via the exons ATGGTAATGCTTCATCAGCTACCAAGATTACACTCCTCAATCTTCTTCACAAAAACACCGTTTCTCTACACCCACTTCAATCTTCTCCCTAAACCCAAACTACCCACAAAAACCACATCCACGCTCTTCTCTGCACTCAACTCCACGCTCTCGACCACATCCGAACCCATCCCAATACCAACTCACAATCTCGACATCCCAGAAGAGACCCATGTCCCAATTTCAATCGAAAAGCTCTTTGTCCCACCAGATACCGATGTGTCTTCCGACACTCCCGCTTCGTTGAGTACGAGAATCTTGAAGGGTTCCAATATTGTACTGAGTAAGTACGCTAGGGACGCTCAGGTTTCGCAAGCTGACTTCGTTAAAAGCAGTGTCGACACTCAGGCTTGCCCCTCTGATGGGCTTCCTGAGTTTGCTCTTGTTGGTCGATCCAATGTCGGCAAATCCTCGCTTCTTAACTCGATTGTTCGACGAAAAAAACTCGCCCTTACTTCGAAGAAACCTG GGAAGACACAATGCATCAACCATTTTAGGATCAATGATAGCTGGTACCTGGTGGATCTGCCTGGATATGG GTATGCAGCAGCACCACATGAACTTCGCATAGATTGGGAAAAATTTACCAAAGACTACTTCCTGAACCGATCAACACTGGTTTCTGTGTTCCTTCTCATAGATGCTAGCATTCCTGCCAAGAAAATTGATCTTGAGTATGCTAGTTGGCTGGGTGAGAATCAG GTTCCCATGACATTGGTCTTCACCAAATGTGACAAgcggaagaagaaaaagaatggggGGAAGAGACCAGAAGAAAATGTGAATGATTTTCAGGAGTTGATACGTGGCTTCTTCCAGACTGCACCACCATGGATTATGACTAGTAGTGTTACCAATCAGGGTCGTGATGAAATACTACTCCATATGGCTCAGCTACGTAACTACTGGCTCAAGCACTAA